The DNA window TTATGGTCAAGGAGTTGGTGGTCGTTTTCAGGAAACAGGTACTTTTGGAACAGCGGGTAGTTGGGGAGATAGAATTGCAGCTCGTCCAGGTGGGGCTAATACTTTTATTACTGATCCTAACGATCCTAATTATGCGGGTCGCTTTGAAGCAAACGATGGCAAAACTTATTACAGAATCCCTAGTGGTACTGCTACTGAACCTTGGGGAGGTAAAAGAAGCCGTGAAACATTTGATGTTTATGAGAACTTGTTTCAAACAGGTATCACATTAAACAATGATATTAGTGTAAGTAGTGCCAACGAAAAAGGAAATCTCTACATAAGTTTTTCTGATACTCGTCAAGAAGGCATTATCAAAGGGAATAGTAGCTACCGTAGAACAACGGGACGTTTGAACAGTACGCGCTATTTAGGTAAATATTTTACAATTGCTGCTAAAGCCAATTACTCTCACATTGAGTCAAGTCGGGTTCAGCGTGGTTCTAACGTTTCTGGAATCTTGTTAGGAGGTTTAAGAACTCCTGCTGATTTTGATATGAGAGGTTACTCTGGAACCTACTATGACGTAAATAATACGCCTTACCCAAATTTACAACGTGCGTATCGTAACCCAGTAGGAAGTAGAAACTTCAACAGCACACCAAACTCTGTATACGATAACCCTCTTTGGATTGTAAATAACATCTTGGGTGACAACGCAGTAGACCGTTTTATTGGTTCGTTAGAATTTGGCGCAGATCCTTTGCCTTGGTTAAACCTGACCTGGCGTATAGGAATGGACCATTACTCTGATATTCGTGGAGACTTTTTCCCATTTATTTCTGCTCAAGCTTCTGGGGGGTCTTATGCTTTGAACAACATACGCAACACGCAGTTTAACTCTGATTTGATTGCCAGGTCAAGTTTTAAAATCAATGATAATATTTCGTCTACAATTCTTGTAGGTATAGGAGCAAACGAGCGTAAGTTTTCTCAAAACAGCTCTACTGCCACCAACTTTGTAAATACATTGGCTCCTCCTATCTTGGCTAACAGTAGTGCTAGTGGACGTACGCCAATATCTACGTTTAGTGTGGTGCGTAATGTGGGTTACTACTATCAGGCAAGCTTTTCGTTCTATGACTTGGTATTCTTGAATACAAGTGGACGTTATGAAGATTTCTCTACTATGAGCGAAGGTTTCTTCTACCCAAGTGTAGACGTGGCTTTCCAATTTAGCAAGCTATTGCCTAAAAACGACATCTTTACCTTTGGTAAGATTCGTGCCGCCTGGGGGCAAGTAGGACGTGCGGCTGGTGCTTATACCGACCGCGCCGTGTTTATTGATAATATAGCCGTGGGTGATGCCGGATGGGGAAGTTTTCTTGACCCAGCTGTTTATGGTGGTGGTTCTCGACAAGGTAATACTGCTCCTGCTATACTTAAACCTGAGATCAAAACAGAGATAGAGTTTGGGTTGGATGCACGTTTCTTAAAGAATCGGGTAAGTGCTGGTGTAACTTATTATATGAACAACACGGTTGATGTTATTCAAGCAATCAACTTATCACCTACTACTGGTTTCTTATTTAGAAATGCCAATGCGGCTGAAATAGAGAACAGAGGTTTAGAACTTGAGGTAAGTGGTGATATCATCAAAACTAAAGATTGGTCGTGGTCTGTAAATGCGAATTACTCACGAAACATTAACAATGTGAAAAGTTTGCAGGGAACCAACCGCATTTTCTTAGCTGGTTTTACCAGTACTTCATCGAATGCTATTGTTGGACAACAGTTAGGAACTCTTTTTGGAGCTGTTTGGGATAAAAATGACGATGGATCATTAATATTAGATGGTGATGGTTTCCCAACACTTGCTACCGAGTCAAGTGTTATAGGGGATCCTAATGCGCAATTCCGTGTTGGGTTTGGAACTAGCGTAAGCTACAAAAACTTTACTTTACGCGCGTTTTTTGATCACAGTGCAGGTGGAGATATTTGGAATGGAACCAGAGGTGCTTTGAATGTATTTGGTCGTCCTGAAGCTACTGCTACTACCGTTACTTTGACTGCTGCTGAAGCGGCTAGTTTGAAAACTTATTCGGGTTCTACAGTAGACCAGTTGATTGCAAATGGAGATTACCCCTCTGCTAACCGTAATGCAGATGGTTCGGTTACTTTCCGTGGTTCAAGAGCTGATTTTGGTGCGGGAACCGTTTTACTGGATGAGTCATGGTATACAACCCTTGGTGGTGGTTTTGGTGGTGCAGATGAGCAGTTTATAGAAGACGCTACCTGGACTCGTTTAAGAGAGCTTTCTCTTTCTTATAACCTCAATAGCGAAGGGTTCCGTACGTTTACAGGCTTGCAAAGCGTTCAGTTTACAGTAACTGGTCGTAACTTGTTCTTGTGGACTGACTACACTGGTATTGATCCTGATACTAACCTTTCAGGATCGGCGGTAAATGGACTAGGTTTAGATTACTTTAATAACCCTGCTACTCGTTCTTTCTTATTTTCTATCAAAATCACTTATTAATTCATACAGAGTATGAGGGAGGCGAAGGTTACTTTACCTCTTTCTGCTCAATGGTTGAATTAACGATAACTTAATATTGAATTATGAAAATATTCAAATATATATTTCTTTCATTATTCGTAGTTTCTTCACTTACAAGTTGCAACAACTGGATAAATACGGATGATGCGTTGGTAAGCCCTAATGCAGCAACAGATGCACCAGCATCTGCTATTTTGACGCATGTTCAAACTGCCACTATTTCTGTGCAAGAGGGTGATGATGCCCGTTACGCCAATATGTTTACCCAACATTTTCGTGGTCTTGATCGCCAGCATAGAACTTATGATGGGTATGGCCTGACTAACCAAAACTTTCAGTGGGGCATAGAGTACCAGGAAATTATTCACCAGGCAAACATTGTGATTGAGAAGGCAAACCTGGCTGGTGATAAAGTGTTGGCTGGTATTGCAAAAATAATGAAGGCGTGGACTTTCGGTACCCTCACTTCTTTGTATGGAGATATTCCATTTACAGAAGCGGATGACTTAGAAAAGTTTCCAAACCCTAAGTATGACGATCAGGTAACTGTAGTGTATCCTGGGGTAATTGCTCTTTTGAACGAAGGAATCGCTGATTTGGGTGCTGGTGGAGCTACTGCTGGTGATATATTCTATAATACTGCAGCAACTCAAGCAGCCAACTGGATTGCGGCAGCCAATACCTTAAAAGCACGTTTCCAATTGCATTTGGCTACGTCTAATAATGACTATGCTTCTGTGATTACTTCTGCCTCTAGTGGTATTTCGGCAGTGGCTAACAACTTGATGGCTCCTCATGCGGGAACTACGTTAAAAGATGCCAACCTATATTGGGACTTTTTAACCAACCAAAGAGCTGGTGACTATGGAGCGACTGGTTCATTTTTAGAAGCTTTGATTAAAACAGGTGGAGCAAAAAACAACACCAAGACCAATGAGTCTGCCCGTTACGCTGATGTTTTTTCTAATAGTAATGATATAAACACTACTACTAGTACAATATTTGGCGCCAGTGCTTCATTCCCGTTGGTTACTTACGAAGAAAACCAATTGATTTTGGCAGAAGCCAATGCTCGTCAGGGCAATGATGCCGCAGCTCTTACTGCACTGAACAATGTACGTGCTGCTTTGGCGGCTAAATATACCACTGGTACTTATACTGCCTATATTGCTACTGATATTGAGGTGGCTACTAACGCTGCGTTGTTGAGTGAAATCATCAGAGAGCGTTACTGTACTTTAGTAGGACAGATTGAGGTGTTTAACGACGTGCGTCGTACTAACAATGCCATTGGTCTTACTCCCACTACCGGAACTACATTGCCTGGTCGTTTTATCTACCCAATTGTAGAGGACCAGTCAAATAGTAGTACCCCTACAGGTCTTGGACTTTTTGAGAAAGTAAAAGCATTTGGTGGTACTAAATAATTAATAAAGTTATTAACTTTAATAAATCACCTTATTCAATTTGTAATAAGGTGATTTTTTTTTGTTCAGTAATAAATATTGATATAATGAAAAAAAATTACATAAGCCTAATCCTATTACTATGCAGCGTTGGGGCTGTGCAAGCTCAGCGGGTAGGTGACCTTACTCAAGGAACATTGACGAGCTGACAATGTTTGATAACCGAGTGAAACAACTGTATGGTACTTATTATTTTCAAAAGGAGTGGAGCAAGGGCAAACTAGCCGTAATACACGAAGGTAAAGTCAAAGCTTTCAATGATTACCCAATAAGGTATGATTTAGGGAACCAACACGTAGAAATGAAAGTAAGAAATGGATTGGTGCCTAACGATAAGCAGCAAATTATAAAGATAATAGGGGAGCAATACCTGAAAAAGTTTGAGTTTATCCATAAAGAAACAAAGAAACCTTTGTACTTTGAGCGATGCGCTGATTATAAAACTGAAAAACCTTTGACTGGTTTTTTTGAAGTGCTATATAAGGGTAAAAAAGCATCATTGTTGAAATATACCACTACCTATGTGCAAAAAGGCAATGAAATGAAGACGTTGGGAATAGGTTCGCGTAATGAACGTATACAGCGCAAAGTAAGGTATTATTTGAGTAAAGGAGGTACTACGTTTAAAATCAAGCGAAGGAAAAAAGCCATACTTAAGGCATTGACAGATAAGCAAACTGAAGTAAAAGCTTATGCAAAAAAAAATAAGCTTTATTTTGCCAAAGTTGATGACTTGGTAAAAATCATTGCCTACTATGATTCGCTACAGTAGGATCATTTT is part of the Microscilla marina ATCC 23134 genome and encodes:
- a CDS encoding SusC/RagA family TonB-linked outer membrane protein, coding for MKSKFLLTLLFLVGLTTYAFSQITVSGTVTDNNGDGLPGVNVIEKGTSNGAATDVNGKFTLSASKGATLIFSFVGYQNREIKLISGQTDLGTVKLAEEGSLNEVVVTALGLEQNKDQTGTSVSQVATKDLISSGEPQLLNQLAGKAAGVQIISNSGSDPGAGATIRIRGANSISGSNQPLIVIDGIPMYNNTDQAGSGAGGTAGVAQQSRLNDINPNDIASMEVLKGAAAAALYGARALNGVVLITTKSGKASKKGFTVVLNSSIAIDRLNRKVPLQTSYGQGVGGRFQETGTFGTAGSWGDRIAARPGGANTFITDPNDPNYAGRFEANDGKTYYRIPSGTATEPWGGKRSRETFDVYENLFQTGITLNNDISVSSANEKGNLYISFSDTRQEGIIKGNSSYRRTTGRLNSTRYLGKYFTIAAKANYSHIESSRVQRGSNVSGILLGGLRTPADFDMRGYSGTYYDVNNTPYPNLQRAYRNPVGSRNFNSTPNSVYDNPLWIVNNILGDNAVDRFIGSLEFGADPLPWLNLTWRIGMDHYSDIRGDFFPFISAQASGGSYALNNIRNTQFNSDLIARSSFKINDNISSTILVGIGANERKFSQNSSTATNFVNTLAPPILANSSASGRTPISTFSVVRNVGYYYQASFSFYDLVFLNTSGRYEDFSTMSEGFFYPSVDVAFQFSKLLPKNDIFTFGKIRAAWGQVGRAAGAYTDRAVFIDNIAVGDAGWGSFLDPAVYGGGSRQGNTAPAILKPEIKTEIEFGLDARFLKNRVSAGVTYYMNNTVDVIQAINLSPTTGFLFRNANAAEIENRGLELEVSGDIIKTKDWSWSVNANYSRNINNVKSLQGTNRIFLAGFTSTSSNAIVGQQLGTLFGAVWDKNDDGSLILDGDGFPTLATESSVIGDPNAQFRVGFGTSVSYKNFTLRAFFDHSAGGDIWNGTRGALNVFGRPEATATTVTLTAAEAASLKTYSGSTVDQLIANGDYPSANRNADGSVTFRGSRADFGAGTVLLDESWYTTLGGGFGGADEQFIEDATWTRLRELSLSYNLNSEGFRTFTGLQSVQFTVTGRNLFLWTDYTGIDPDTNLSGSAVNGLGLDYFNNPATRSFLFSIKITY
- a CDS encoding SusD/RagB family nutrient-binding outer membrane lipoprotein, which gives rise to MKIFKYIFLSLFVVSSLTSCNNWINTDDALVSPNAATDAPASAILTHVQTATISVQEGDDARYANMFTQHFRGLDRQHRTYDGYGLTNQNFQWGIEYQEIIHQANIVIEKANLAGDKVLAGIAKIMKAWTFGTLTSLYGDIPFTEADDLEKFPNPKYDDQVTVVYPGVIALLNEGIADLGAGGATAGDIFYNTAATQAANWIAAANTLKARFQLHLATSNNDYASVITSASSGISAVANNLMAPHAGTTLKDANLYWDFLTNQRAGDYGATGSFLEALIKTGGAKNNTKTNESARYADVFSNSNDINTTTSTIFGASASFPLVTYEENQLILAEANARQGNDAAALTALNNVRAALAAKYTTGTYTAYIATDIEVATNAALLSEIIRERYCTLVGQIEVFNDVRRTNNAIGLTPTTGTTLPGRFIYPIVEDQSNSSTPTGLGLFEKVKAFGGTK